One region of Catenuloplanes indicus genomic DNA includes:
- a CDS encoding TetR/AcrR family transcriptional regulator: MTSLRADARRNIEGIRRAAIDAFRAGGLTVPLDDVARAAGVSKGTIYHRFGSRRGLIDAVVDELVATRIGEIIDAVEALDGPLERFEAYLLRTWLLQFDEPAANDVLMRVLPDSAPLTTLFDRSCAFGRRLLADAQAAGVVRADITPEDLVQLILERGAIIRACDRQTRDDYRRRLDFTLRGLRSSR; the protein is encoded by the coding sequence ATGACATCGCTCCGCGCCGACGCCCGGCGGAACATCGAAGGCATCCGCCGGGCCGCGATCGACGCGTTCCGCGCCGGCGGGCTCACCGTGCCGCTGGACGACGTGGCGCGGGCCGCCGGGGTCAGCAAGGGAACGATCTACCACCGCTTCGGCAGCCGCCGCGGCCTGATCGACGCGGTGGTCGACGAGCTGGTCGCCACGCGGATCGGCGAGATCATCGACGCGGTCGAGGCGCTCGACGGCCCGCTGGAACGGTTCGAGGCGTACCTGCTGCGCACCTGGCTGCTGCAGTTCGACGAACCGGCCGCGAACGACGTGCTGATGCGCGTGCTGCCCGACTCCGCGCCGCTGACCACGCTGTTCGACCGGTCCTGCGCGTTCGGCCGGCGGCTGCTGGCCGACGCGCAGGCGGCCGGTGTGGTGCGCGCGGACATCACGCCGGAGGACCTGGTGCAGCTGATCCTGGAGCGCGGCGCGATCATCCGGGCCTGCGACCGCCAGACTCGCGACGACTACCGCCGCCGCCTCGACTTCACCCTGCGCGGCCTGCGCTCCAGCCGCTGA
- a CDS encoding putative baseplate assembly protein, translating to MTCTAAGCGCGDDPIATPLPSGGPPGRSTIAYRTGTYAAFLATMLRRLSGPAYPALHALTVRDTDDPAIALLDAAAVLGDILTFYSERIAHEGYLRTATDPRSLRLLGRLVGHLPRPGIAAGTVLAYTLDRDARTDADSAVTIPAGARAQSVPEQGEQPQPFETAEDLPARWSFNDLRVLLVVRDVTVDPRADVTIVGLERPPAPDLRAELRALIAEARENDRMFARSKIIRGYVTETLQPAADGDDLHLGLSAALAALPLSAAQPYPNIHGWLTGWLRPRLHELRRRARQAPNATTLTEALRLGEATNPATDGLGALLAGLRRSPAVPPAGSFALDRDPAALFGPGSDLGVQLLAALDPRLAETLYPAWRRIDLAAPPALHGIRVMRTVATPFGATAPLQPEFGEDGRVVRYVDWPLRGSQTAGATVTYRGDGRPERALLSWTESDSTVPAEVTLPESGPVNPVQLGPGTVTIAVQAPDIEGPPAGVTFTFDDALLGREVFVSRPIEGDAVQVRIGGVTHTVEPGRTVTADAGGLRLEITRTAQTVRFALSAALALDSRNVLALDAVHEGIGPESWVVVQRPGHALSMVVTRVISSRVVSRADFGITGKVTELVLADDWLDETDTQLAQIRDTTVYARGDALTPATEPVTDDVTGREIELDRLYEGLAPGRRLVVTGERTDLPETPGVPGTELSMIAAVRQHVDPDRPGETVHTFLTLAAPLSYTYKRDTVRLLANVVPASHGASRDEPIGSGDASLANQSFRLFQGPLTWLASDTPLGASSTLVVRVDGVRWHEVDSLAGRGPDERVYTTRTDDEDRTIVTFGDGVHGARLPTGYQNVRAVYRVGIGRDGNTGSGRITQLLTRPLWVSTVTNPVPATGGADPDGPGQARRNIPLSVTALDRLVSVADYEDFARARAGIGRAAARRIRTGSREVVHVTVAGVDDVPVGDLRPLRVSLATYGDPQLPVRVDAREPVLLVIAARVRVHPDHAWEVVEPAVRAALLDRLGFDRRELAQPAYLSEVIAAAQSVPGVDWVDVDLFGGVPGSLTPSDLDDLFTQLAGVRTVVPARPARFEETRHTAVRDEPLIAVAARYGTSADELERLNPGLTGSTVAAGQTVTVFRGIRPAQLVLLSPRIPDTLILKEAR from the coding sequence ATGACCTGCACGGCAGCCGGATGCGGATGCGGCGACGACCCGATCGCCACTCCGCTGCCGAGCGGCGGGCCACCCGGCCGGTCCACGATCGCCTACCGCACCGGCACGTACGCGGCGTTCCTCGCCACCATGCTGCGGCGGCTGTCCGGCCCGGCATACCCGGCGCTGCACGCGCTGACCGTGCGGGACACCGACGACCCGGCGATCGCGCTGCTCGACGCGGCCGCGGTGCTCGGCGACATCCTCACGTTCTACTCCGAGCGGATCGCGCACGAGGGCTACCTGCGCACCGCCACCGACCCGCGGTCGCTGCGGCTGCTCGGCCGGCTGGTCGGGCACCTGCCGCGGCCCGGCATCGCGGCCGGGACCGTGCTGGCCTACACCCTGGACCGGGACGCGCGCACGGACGCGGACTCCGCGGTCACCATCCCGGCCGGGGCGCGCGCGCAGAGCGTGCCGGAGCAGGGCGAGCAGCCGCAGCCGTTCGAGACCGCGGAGGATCTGCCGGCCCGCTGGTCGTTCAACGACCTGCGGGTGCTGCTCGTGGTCCGGGACGTGACGGTCGACCCGCGGGCCGACGTCACGATCGTCGGCCTGGAGCGGCCACCGGCGCCGGACCTGCGGGCCGAGCTGCGCGCGCTGATCGCCGAGGCGCGGGAGAACGACCGGATGTTCGCCCGGAGCAAGATCATCCGAGGGTACGTGACGGAGACGCTGCAACCCGCGGCGGACGGCGACGACCTGCATCTCGGCCTGAGCGCCGCGCTCGCGGCGCTGCCGCTCAGCGCGGCCCAGCCGTACCCGAACATCCACGGCTGGCTCACCGGCTGGCTCCGGCCCCGGCTGCACGAGCTGCGGCGGCGGGCCCGGCAGGCGCCGAACGCGACCACGCTGACCGAGGCGCTGCGGCTCGGCGAGGCCACGAACCCGGCCACCGACGGCCTCGGTGCGCTCCTGGCCGGACTACGGCGCTCCCCCGCCGTACCCCCGGCCGGGTCCTTTGCCCTTGATCGTGATCCGGCGGCACTGTTCGGGCCGGGGTCGGACCTGGGCGTGCAGCTGCTGGCCGCACTCGACCCGCGGCTCGCGGAGACGCTCTACCCGGCATGGCGGCGCATCGACCTGGCCGCGCCGCCCGCGCTGCACGGGATCCGGGTGATGCGCACGGTGGCGACGCCGTTCGGGGCGACCGCGCCGCTGCAACCGGAGTTCGGCGAGGACGGCCGGGTGGTGCGCTACGTGGACTGGCCGTTGCGCGGCAGCCAGACCGCCGGCGCGACCGTCACCTACCGCGGGGACGGCCGCCCGGAACGCGCGCTCCTGAGCTGGACCGAGTCGGACAGCACCGTGCCGGCCGAGGTCACGCTGCCGGAGAGCGGCCCGGTCAACCCGGTGCAGCTCGGTCCCGGCACGGTCACGATCGCGGTGCAGGCGCCGGACATCGAGGGTCCGCCGGCCGGCGTGACGTTCACGTTCGACGACGCGCTGCTCGGCCGCGAGGTGTTCGTCTCCCGGCCGATCGAGGGCGACGCGGTACAGGTCCGGATCGGCGGCGTCACGCACACGGTGGAGCCCGGCCGGACCGTCACCGCGGACGCGGGCGGGCTGCGCCTGGAGATCACCCGGACCGCGCAGACGGTCCGGTTCGCGCTCTCCGCCGCGCTCGCACTCGACTCCCGGAACGTGCTCGCGCTGGACGCGGTCCACGAGGGCATCGGCCCGGAGTCGTGGGTGGTCGTGCAGCGGCCCGGCCACGCACTGTCCATGGTGGTCACGCGTGTGATCTCGTCCCGCGTGGTGTCCCGCGCGGACTTCGGCATCACCGGCAAGGTCACCGAGCTGGTGCTGGCGGACGACTGGCTGGACGAGACGGACACCCAGCTCGCGCAGATCCGGGACACCACGGTCTACGCGCGCGGCGACGCGCTCACCCCGGCCACCGAACCGGTCACCGACGACGTCACCGGCCGGGAGATCGAGCTGGACCGGCTCTACGAAGGGCTGGCCCCGGGGCGGCGGCTGGTGGTCACCGGCGAGCGCACCGACCTGCCGGAGACGCCCGGCGTGCCCGGCACCGAGCTGTCGATGATCGCCGCGGTGCGCCAGCACGTCGACCCGGACCGGCCCGGCGAGACCGTGCACACGTTCCTGACGCTGGCCGCGCCGCTGTCCTACACCTACAAACGGGACACGGTACGGCTGCTGGCCAACGTGGTGCCGGCGTCGCACGGCGCGTCCCGCGACGAACCGATCGGCAGCGGCGACGCGAGTCTGGCCAACCAGTCCTTCCGGCTGTTCCAGGGCCCGCTGACCTGGCTGGCCTCGGACACGCCGCTCGGCGCGTCCAGCACGCTGGTGGTCCGGGTCGACGGCGTGCGCTGGCACGAGGTGGACAGCCTGGCCGGACGCGGCCCGGACGAGCGCGTCTACACCACGCGCACGGACGACGAGGACCGGACGATCGTCACGTTCGGCGACGGCGTGCACGGCGCCCGGCTGCCGACCGGATACCAGAACGTGCGCGCGGTGTACCGGGTCGGCATCGGCCGGGACGGCAACACCGGCTCCGGCCGGATCACGCAACTGCTCACCCGGCCGCTGTGGGTCTCCACGGTGACGAACCCGGTGCCGGCCACCGGCGGCGCCGATCCGGACGGTCCCGGCCAGGCGCGGCGCAACATTCCGCTGTCGGTGACCGCCCTGGACCGGCTGGTCTCGGTCGCGGACTACGAGGACTTCGCGCGCGCCCGGGCCGGTATCGGCCGGGCCGCGGCCCGCCGGATCCGCACCGGCTCCCGGGAGGTCGTGCACGTCACCGTGGCCGGCGTGGACGACGTGCCGGTCGGCGATCTGCGCCCGTTGCGCGTGTCGCTGGCCACCTATGGCGACCCGCAGCTGCCGGTCCGGGTCGACGCGCGGGAACCGGTGCTGCTGGTCATCGCCGCGCGCGTGCGGGTGCACCCGGATCACGCGTGGGAGGTGGTCGAACCGGCCGTGCGGGCCGCGCTGCTGGACCGGCTCGGCTTCGACCGGCGCGAGCTGGCCCAGCCGGCGTACCTGTCCGAGGTGATCGCGGCCGCGCAGTCGGTGCCCGGCGTGGACTGGGTGGACGTCGACCTGTTCGGCGGCGTGCCCGGCAGCCTGACCCCGTCCGACCTCGACGACCTGTTCACGCAGCTGGCCGGCGTGCGGACGGTGGTACCGGCCCGGCCGGCCCGCTTCGAGGAGACCCGGCACACGGCCGTGCGGGACGAGCCGCTGATCGCGGTCGCGGCGAGGTACGGCACGTCCGCGGACGAGCTGGAGCGGCTCAACCCCGGCCTGACCGGCTCGACCGTGGCCGCCGGGCAGACCGTCACGGTGTTCCGCGGCATCCGGCCGGCACAGCTGGTGCTGCTCTCCCCGCGCATCCCCGACACGCTCATCCTGAAGGAGGCCCGGTGA
- a CDS encoding endo-1,4-beta-xylanase, which translates to MKGNRVAVAVLAVVVLVGGGAVPAQAGGGRDGTLRKAAPHGLRIGTAVAGGGHHLEQEYPDPFTADRPYRRVLAREFSSASPENQMKWEFIHPGRYEYRFGPADAIVRFARENGQAVRGHTLLWHSQNPAWLTEGTFSKAELRAILKDHIMTVAGRYRGKIHQWDVANEIFDDTGAYRQENIFIRELGPGIVADAFRWAHRADPHAQLFLNDYGVDWPGAKVDAYEALARQLLADGVPLHGFASQAHLSMRYPAPDQLRTVLQRFDDLGLHTAITELDVRMDLPEGGVPTPEQLATQATYYTTALDACLAVDGCNSFTIWGFTDKYSWVPHFFPAEGAATVMWDDFRRKPAYYALRDTLAAA; encoded by the coding sequence ACGCTGCGCAAGGCGGCACCGCACGGGCTGCGGATCGGCACCGCGGTGGCCGGCGGCGGGCACCATCTGGAGCAGGAGTACCCGGACCCGTTCACGGCCGACCGGCCGTACCGGCGGGTGCTGGCCCGGGAGTTCAGCTCGGCCAGCCCGGAGAACCAGATGAAGTGGGAGTTCATCCACCCCGGACGGTACGAGTACCGGTTCGGGCCGGCGGACGCGATCGTGCGGTTCGCGCGGGAGAACGGGCAGGCGGTGCGTGGGCACACACTGCTCTGGCACAGCCAGAACCCGGCGTGGCTGACCGAGGGTACGTTCAGCAAGGCGGAGCTGCGGGCGATCCTGAAGGACCACATCATGACCGTGGCCGGACGCTACCGCGGGAAGATCCACCAGTGGGACGTGGCCAACGAGATCTTCGATGACACCGGCGCGTACCGGCAGGAGAACATCTTCATCCGGGAACTCGGGCCGGGCATCGTCGCGGACGCGTTCCGCTGGGCGCACCGCGCCGACCCGCACGCGCAGCTGTTCCTGAACGACTACGGCGTGGACTGGCCGGGTGCGAAGGTGGACGCGTACGAGGCGCTGGCCCGGCAGTTGCTCGCGGACGGCGTACCGCTGCACGGTTTTGCCTCTCAGGCGCATCTCAGCATGAGGTACCCGGCGCCGGATCAGCTCCGGACCGTGCTCCAGCGTTTCGACGATCTGGGTCTGCACACCGCGATCACCGAGCTGGACGTGCGGATGGACCTGCCCGAGGGCGGGGTGCCGACCCCGGAGCAACTGGCCACGCAGGCGACGTACTACACGACCGCGCTGGACGCGTGCCTCGCGGTCGACGGCTGCAACTCGTTCACCATCTGGGGCTTCACGGACAAGTACTCGTGGGTCCCGCACTTCTTCCCGGCCGAGGGCGCCGCGACCGTGATGTGGGACGACTTCCGGCGCAAGCCCGCCTACTACGCGCTGCGGGACACGCTCGCCGCGGCGTGA
- a CDS encoding ferredoxin: protein MKVTADRDRCIGTGMCALTAPAIFDQDQDEALVIVIDETPPEDARRVVEAAAGRCPSGAIQLR, encoded by the coding sequence GTGAAGGTCACCGCGGACCGCGACCGCTGCATCGGCACCGGCATGTGCGCGCTCACCGCCCCGGCGATCTTCGATCAGGACCAGGACGAGGCCCTGGTGATCGTGATAGACGAGACACCGCCGGAGGACGCCCGGCGCGTGGTCGAGGCAGCGGCCGGCCGCTGCCCTTCGGGCGCGATTCAACTGCGATGA
- a CDS encoding DsbA family oxidoreductase: MSASVFGAAAEPIVIDVWSDVVCPFCYLGHGILEQAVEQFPHGSSVRIRYRSFQLHPGITRPVPADDYVVAKLGMPKAQLDASHAQIASRGAQVGLDYRFDKALMADTMDAHRIIHLAGAHGRQIDAVKRMFKAEFTDGLDVSDHTVLAGLAVELGLDRDEAIRTLETKGYEKEIQADLLQARQYGITGVPFFVFDSKRAVSGAQPLETFRHALDVSWQDRAATPA, encoded by the coding sequence ATGAGCGCGAGCGTGTTCGGCGCGGCCGCGGAGCCGATCGTCATCGACGTCTGGAGCGACGTCGTCTGCCCGTTCTGCTACCTCGGCCACGGCATCCTGGAGCAGGCGGTCGAGCAGTTCCCGCACGGCTCGTCCGTGCGGATCCGGTACCGCAGCTTCCAGCTGCACCCGGGCATCACCCGGCCGGTCCCCGCGGACGACTACGTAGTGGCCAAGCTCGGCATGCCGAAGGCGCAGCTGGACGCGTCGCACGCGCAGATCGCCTCGCGCGGCGCACAGGTCGGTCTGGACTACCGGTTCGACAAGGCGCTGATGGCCGACACCATGGACGCGCACCGGATCATCCACCTGGCCGGCGCGCACGGCCGGCAGATCGACGCCGTCAAGCGGATGTTCAAGGCCGAGTTCACCGACGGCCTCGACGTCTCCGACCACACCGTGCTGGCCGGCCTCGCGGTCGAGCTGGGCCTGGACCGGGACGAGGCGATCAGAACCCTGGAGACCAAGGGGTACGAGAAGGAGATCCAGGCGGACCTGTTGCAGGCCCGGCAGTACGGGATCACCGGCGTGCCGTTCTTCGTCTTCGACAGCAAGCGCGCGGTCTCCGGCGCCCAGCCACTGGAGACGTTCCGGCACGCGCTGGACGTGAGCTGGCAGGACCGCGCCGCCACCCCGGCATGA
- a CDS encoding DUF6519 domain-containing protein — protein sequence MRGDFTRDTFDPADHYSAVLLQQGRVLLDADFNEQTAIGLHLLRTLAADLIGPHGGPGFAIGAAATGDDEPPDLTIGGGRYYVDGVAADATRPVPLAAVGDSGAVPEPGPWTYWSQPWAYLDPDNDDDALPEAVPYLVYLTVWDELVTAAQDPRLRETALGATMPDTAARSRVVWQVRAATGINLDGTAEELTGRFDEWVRGRRSTGRLAARVDRPAGSDEDPCVISPESRYRGQENQLYRVEVVAADAFVWSRDNGSVVFEVDAIDGRWVTLAALGRDDKLDLHVGDAVTLTDDASGFRGVASAVLRVEDVDVPDRRVLLSADVAFRPDASRHPVLRRWDHPASDDATDGGAVPLATGRWLGLEDGVQVWFAPDGRYQAGDHWLIPARTLTGAVEWPADDAGRPLLRPPHGVHRHYAPLAVVRGAGEFQDLRRGLGA from the coding sequence ATGAGGGGCGACTTCACCCGCGACACGTTCGACCCGGCCGACCACTACTCCGCCGTGCTGCTGCAGCAGGGGCGGGTGCTGCTGGACGCGGACTTCAACGAGCAGACCGCGATCGGGCTGCATCTGCTGCGCACGCTCGCGGCCGACCTGATCGGGCCGCACGGCGGGCCCGGGTTCGCGATCGGCGCGGCCGCCACCGGCGACGACGAGCCGCCGGACCTGACGATCGGCGGTGGGCGGTACTACGTGGACGGTGTCGCGGCGGACGCCACCCGGCCGGTTCCGCTCGCCGCCGTCGGGGACTCCGGCGCGGTGCCGGAGCCCGGTCCGTGGACGTACTGGTCACAACCGTGGGCCTACCTGGATCCGGACAACGACGACGACGCGCTGCCGGAGGCCGTTCCGTACCTGGTCTATCTGACCGTGTGGGACGAGCTGGTCACGGCCGCGCAGGACCCGCGGCTGCGGGAGACCGCGCTCGGCGCGACCATGCCGGACACGGCCGCGCGCAGCCGGGTCGTCTGGCAGGTCCGGGCCGCGACCGGCATCAACCTGGACGGTACGGCCGAGGAGCTGACCGGCCGGTTCGACGAGTGGGTACGCGGGCGCCGCTCGACCGGCCGGCTCGCCGCGCGGGTGGACAGGCCGGCCGGCAGCGACGAGGACCCGTGCGTGATCTCCCCCGAATCGCGCTACCGGGGGCAGGAGAACCAGCTGTACCGGGTCGAGGTGGTCGCGGCGGACGCGTTCGTCTGGTCCCGGGACAACGGGTCGGTCGTGTTCGAGGTCGACGCGATCGACGGACGGTGGGTCACGCTGGCCGCGCTCGGCCGCGACGACAAACTCGATCTGCACGTCGGGGACGCGGTCACGCTCACCGACGACGCGTCCGGGTTCCGCGGCGTGGCCTCGGCCGTGCTGCGCGTCGAGGACGTGGACGTACCGGACCGGCGGGTGCTGCTCTCCGCGGACGTCGCGTTCCGGCCCGACGCGTCCCGGCATCCGGTGCTTCGCCGGTGGGACCATCCGGCGAGCGACGACGCCACGGACGGGGGTGCGGTGCCGCTGGCGACCGGGCGGTGGCTGGGGCTGGAGGACGGGGTACAGGTGTGGTTCGCGCCGGACGGCCGCTATCAGGCCGGCGATCACTGGCTGATCCCGGCGCGGACACTCACCGGGGCGGTCGAGTGGCCGGCCGACGACGCGGGGCGGCCGCTGCTGCGGCCGCCACACGGGGTGCACCGGCACTACGCGCCGCTGGCGGTGGTGCGGGGGGCCGGGGAGTTCCAGGATCTGCGCCGAGGGCTGGGCGCCTGA